The following coding sequences are from one Formosa haliotis window:
- a CDS encoding mechanosensitive ion channel family protein, giving the protein MRKIKAILDYNFQFTSDISVTFRGLIVIIIAIIATSILLKFLNRLISKKLPDDDKIKFNILFSYGSWIVYIIILLITFQTIGINVTAVFAASAALLIGVGLALQTLIQDVISGVFILVDQSVHVGDIIEINGKVGRVDEIKLRTTRAITINNRVVIIPNHIFLTNSLYNWTQNGEATRDSVTVGVAYGSDVDLVKKLLLESVAGQENIIDLPAPRVDFMDFGDNALVFRVVFTVENSFLGEIPRSHVRFKIERLFREHNIAIPFPQRDLHLVSNNTNIPVN; this is encoded by the coding sequence ATGCGGAAAATAAAAGCAATTTTAGATTATAATTTTCAGTTTACGAGCGATATTTCTGTTACGTTTCGGGGACTTATCGTGATCATTATTGCCATAATTGCGACTTCAATTTTATTGAAATTTTTAAATCGATTAATTTCAAAAAAACTGCCCGATGACGATAAGATTAAGTTTAATATTCTCTTTTCTTACGGAAGTTGGATCGTTTATATTATAATTTTACTAATCACGTTTCAAACCATTGGAATTAATGTAACGGCTGTGTTTGCAGCTTCGGCGGCGCTACTTATTGGGGTAGGTTTGGCGTTACAAACCTTAATTCAAGATGTTATTTCAGGAGTTTTTATACTCGTAGATCAATCGGTGCATGTTGGCGATATCATAGAAATTAACGGTAAAGTTGGCCGTGTAGACGAAATAAAATTAAGAACAACACGTGCAATAACTATTAATAATCGCGTTGTAATAATTCCAAATCATATATTTTTAACTAATAGTTTGTATAATTGGACCCAAAATGGTGAAGCGACACGCGACTCGGTAACGGTTGGTGTGGCTTATGGAAGCGATGTAGATTTGGTTAAAAAGTTGCTATTAGAATCTGTAGCTGGTCAAGAAAATATTATAGATTTACCAGCACCTCGCGTAGATTTTATGGATTTTGGAGATAATGCATTGGTGTTTCGCGTTGTATTTACTGTAGAGAATAGCTTTTTAGGCGAAATTCCTCGCAGTCATGTGCGGTTTAAAATAGAAAGATTATTTAGAGAGCACAATATTGCGATTCCATTTCCGCAACGAGATTTACATTTGGTGTCCAATAACACGAACATACCTGTTAATTAA
- a CDS encoding ABC transporter permease produces MNHLPLIIKREYLTKVKNKAFIVMTILSPIVLIALIATVAYLSQISNNKVRTIAILDESGLVKNVFKDTETTKYKYLTNIDLEAAKVLVVAQEDYGLLHVEKSLDVNYLENHVKFYSQDSPSLSIVSGLEGQLEKSLTDVKLLQVGVDLNKIESAKIDVNIIQENFSGEKTSKVESIIKLAFGGAAGYLLFMFIIIYGNMIMRSVIEEKTSRVIEVIISSVKPIQLMLGKIIGTSLAGITQIIIWIILGGILTALVGFIFGIDMSQTPQSQVVQQSITDQQLNGQVETVLAGFYHLPLTNLIIAFVLFFVAGYLLYSSMYAAIGAAVDNETDTQQFVFPILMPLVLSVYIGFFTVIEDPHGTVSTIFSFIPLTSPVVMLMRIPFGVPIWQQILSLLILIASFLLTVWFAAKIYRVGILMYGKKPTYKELIKWIKY; encoded by the coding sequence ATGAATCATTTACCACTCATAATTAAAAGAGAGTATTTAACGAAAGTTAAAAACAAAGCCTTTATCGTGATGACTATTTTAAGTCCAATTGTATTAATTGCACTTATAGCAACGGTAGCCTATTTATCTCAAATAAGTAATAATAAAGTAAGAACTATTGCTATTCTAGACGAATCCGGATTGGTGAAAAATGTGTTTAAAGATACCGAAACCACAAAATATAAATACTTAACAAATATAGATTTAGAGGCCGCTAAGGTTTTGGTTGTAGCCCAAGAAGACTACGGCTTATTACATGTTGAAAAAAGTCTAGACGTTAATTATTTAGAAAATCACGTGAAGTTTTATTCGCAAGATTCACCTTCATTGTCTATCGTTTCAGGATTAGAAGGTCAGTTAGAAAAATCGCTTACCGATGTAAAACTATTACAAGTGGGTGTCGATTTAAATAAAATTGAATCGGCAAAAATAGATGTCAATATTATTCAAGAAAACTTTTCGGGAGAAAAAACATCTAAAGTAGAAAGTATTATAAAGCTTGCTTTTGGAGGAGCCGCCGGATATCTTCTTTTTATGTTTATCATTATTTATGGAAATATGATTATGCGAAGTGTTATCGAGGAAAAAACAAGTCGCGTTATCGAGGTTATTATTTCATCTGTAAAGCCCATACAATTAATGCTTGGTAAAATTATAGGAACCTCGTTAGCAGGTATAACTCAAATAATCATTTGGATAATTTTAGGAGGTATTTTAACCGCTTTAGTTGGATTTATATTTGGAATAGATATGAGTCAAACTCCACAAAGTCAAGTGGTGCAACAGTCTATAACAGATCAGCAATTAAACGGACAAGTAGAAACTGTTTTAGCAGGATTCTATCATCTTCCGCTAACCAATTTAATTATCGCATTTGTTTTGTTTTTCGTCGCAGGATATCTACTGTATAGTTCTATGTATGCGGCTATTGGTGCTGCTGTAGATAACGAAACCGACACCCAGCAATTTGTATTTCCTATTTTAATGCCATTGGTATTATCTGTTTATATCGGGTTTTTTACAGTTATCGAAGATCCTCATGGTACAGTTTCTACTATTTTTTCGTTTATACCTTTAACATCTCCAGTGGTCATGTTAATGCGAATTCCTTTTGGTGTACCCATTTGGCAACAAATTTTATCTCTACTAATTTTAATTGCATCATTCTTATTAACGGTATGGTTTGCAGCAAAAATTTATCGGGTCGGGATTTTAATGTATGGTAAAAAGCCAACCTATAAGGAATTGATTAAATGGATTAAATATTAA
- a CDS encoding ABC transporter ATP-binding protein: MHNILEAHDISKKFGDFTALNQVSIEVPKGSIFGLLGPNGAGKTTLIRIINQITMPDSGHVILDGEPLKNHHVQDIGYLPEERGLYKSMKVGEQALYLAQLKGLSKAEAKKRLLFWFDRLEIGDWWNKKIQELSKGMAQKIQFVVTVLHEPKLLIFDEPFSGFDPINANLIKDEILRLRDNGSTVIFSTHRMESVEELCDHIALINKSNKILDGKLTDIKRQFKSNTYEVGIKTDKIAALHQELTQKFEVSPAQFKTIDEQLKLNIKLADSEKSNDLLQYLTTRGEVSHFVELLPSTNDIFIKAIQNNS, translated from the coding sequence ATGCATAACATTTTAGAAGCGCATGATATTTCTAAGAAATTTGGAGATTTTACAGCGCTTAACCAGGTTTCTATCGAAGTTCCTAAAGGTAGTATTTTTGGTTTATTAGGACCAAATGGCGCAGGAAAAACCACTTTAATTCGTATTATAAACCAAATTACAATGCCAGATTCTGGGCATGTTATTCTAGATGGTGAACCTTTAAAAAATCACCATGTACAGGATATAGGATATCTACCCGAAGAACGTGGCTTGTATAAGTCTATGAAAGTAGGTGAACAAGCGCTTTACTTAGCGCAGTTAAAAGGCCTGAGTAAAGCAGAGGCTAAAAAGCGACTTCTTTTTTGGTTCGATCGTTTAGAGATTGGAGATTGGTGGAATAAGAAAATTCAGGAGCTATCTAAAGGAATGGCGCAAAAAATTCAGTTTGTAGTTACCGTGTTGCACGAACCAAAACTGTTGATTTTTGATGAACCTTTTTCTGGTTTCGATCCTATAAATGCAAATCTTATAAAAGATGAAATTTTGCGATTAAGAGATAACGGGTCAACCGTAATCTTCTCAACACACCGCATGGAATCGGTAGAAGAGTTATGCGACCATATTGCATTGATTAACAAGTCGAATAAAATTCTAGATGGGAAATTAACCGATATTAAAAGGCAATTTAAAAGCAATACTTACGAAGTAGGAATTAAAACCGATAAAATAGCTGCTCTTCATCAAGAACTAACTCAGAAATTTGAAGTGTCTCCTGCCCAATTTAAAACGATAGACGAACAGTTAAAACTCAATATTAAATTAGCAGACAGCGAAAAGTCAAACGATTTATTACAATATTTAACAACTCGGGGAGAAGTGTCTCACTTTGTAGAATTGTTGCCGAGCACTAACGATATTTTTATTAAAGCCATTCAGAATAATAGTTAA
- the dnaJ gene encoding molecular chaperone DnaJ: MKRDYYEILGLDKNASPEQIKKAYRKKAIEIHPDKNPDNKEAETKFKEAAEAYEVLSNADKKARYDQFGHQAFEGGGGFGGGHMNMDDIFSQFGDIFGGGFGGGFSGFGGGGGGQRRVKGSNLRIRVKLTLEEIANGVEKKVKVRRKVQAPGTTYNTCSTCQGSGQVTRITNTILGRMQTAAPCNACGGSGQTIDKKPNDADAQGLIVKEETVSIKIPAGVVDGMQLKVTGKGNEAPGANGISGDLLVAIEEEEHSSLQREGDNLHFDLYVSIPDAVLGTSQEIETVTGKVRIKIEAGTQSGKILRLRGKGIPNINGYAKGDLLVHVNVWTPKTLSKQQKEFFETMRTDDHFSPKPESSDKSFFEKVKDMFS, from the coding sequence ATGAAGAGAGATTATTACGAAATATTAGGACTCGATAAAAATGCTTCTCCAGAGCAAATTAAAAAAGCATATAGAAAAAAAGCTATTGAGATCCACCCTGACAAAAATCCAGATAACAAGGAAGCCGAAACTAAATTTAAGGAAGCTGCAGAAGCTTACGAAGTTTTAAGCAACGCCGATAAAAAAGCACGTTACGACCAGTTTGGTCACCAAGCGTTCGAAGGAGGCGGAGGTTTCGGTGGCGGCCATATGAATATGGACGACATCTTCAGCCAATTTGGAGATATTTTTGGAGGCGGCTTTGGTGGTGGCTTTTCAGGATTCGGTGGTGGCGGAGGCGGCCAACGTCGTGTAAAAGGTAGCAACCTTAGAATTCGTGTAAAGTTAACTTTAGAAGAAATCGCTAACGGTGTAGAAAAGAAAGTTAAAGTAAGACGTAAAGTTCAAGCACCGGGAACAACTTATAATACCTGTTCTACCTGTCAAGGATCCGGACAAGTTACACGAATTACCAATACCATTTTAGGGCGTATGCAAACTGCTGCTCCTTGTAATGCATGTGGTGGTTCTGGGCAAACGATCGATAAAAAACCTAACGATGCAGATGCACAAGGGTTAATAGTAAAAGAAGAAACCGTTTCTATTAAAATTCCTGCAGGAGTTGTAGATGGTATGCAACTTAAAGTAACAGGAAAGGGTAATGAAGCACCAGGAGCGAATGGTATTTCTGGAGACCTTTTAGTAGCTATAGAAGAAGAAGAACACAGCAGCTTACAGCGTGAAGGCGATAACTTGCATTTCGATTTATATGTAAGTATTCCTGATGCCGTTTTAGGGACATCTCAAGAAATTGAAACGGTTACGGGTAAAGTGCGTATTAAAATTGAAGCCGGTACACAATCTGGTAAAATTTTACGCTTACGCGGAAAAGGAATTCCAAATATTAATGGTTATGCAAAAGGAGATTTATTAGTTCACGTTAATGTATGGACTCCAAAAACTCTAAGTAAGCAACAAAAAGAATTTTTTGAAACCATGCGTACAGACGATCATTTTTCGCCTAAACCAGAAAGTTCAGATAAGTCATTTTTTGAGAAAGTAAAAGATATGTTTTCTTAA
- a CDS encoding nucleotide exchange factor GrpE, producing MSKEEIEKDVENDNIEEQVVENQEVSVEEELQIQLKEEKDKFLRLFAEFENYKKRTSKERIELFKTANQDVMIALLPVLDDFDRAYTELSKSNEEELLKGVELIRNKFKNLLQSKGLEEAEANVGDVFNADHHEAITQIPAPTPDLKGKIIDVVEKGYKLGEKVIRFPKVVIGQ from the coding sequence ATGAGTAAAGAAGAAATTGAAAAAGACGTTGAAAACGATAATATAGAAGAACAAGTAGTTGAAAATCAAGAAGTATCTGTAGAAGAAGAATTGCAAATTCAACTGAAGGAAGAAAAGGATAAGTTTTTAAGGTTGTTTGCTGAGTTCGAGAATTATAAAAAACGAACTTCAAAAGAGCGTATCGAATTATTTAAAACTGCCAATCAAGATGTCATGATCGCGTTGTTACCAGTTTTAGACGATTTTGATCGTGCTTATACAGAGCTTTCTAAAAGTAACGAAGAAGAACTTTTAAAAGGTGTAGAGTTAATTAGAAACAAATTTAAAAATCTGTTACAAAGTAAAGGTTTAGAAGAAGCGGAAGCTAATGTAGGCGATGTTTTTAATGCCGATCATCATGAAGCGATTACACAAATACCAGCTCCAACCCCAGATTTAAAAGGAAAAATTATAGACGTTGTTGAAAAAGGTTACAAACTAGGAGAGAAGGTTATTCGTTTTCCTAAAGTTGTAATCGGACAATAA
- a CDS encoding YceI family protein yields the protein MKKRILSLMFIAALGVTLNACKNTSKEASTTEAEPVAESVDATAKYKIDVENSTIEWKGFKPTGTHNGTINIDSGVLTTEGNTIQSGTVIIDMNTIVALDVEGDKKDNLEAHLKGTVEGKEGDFFNVTQFPSAAFEITGVSTNDAGKTMLSGNLSIRGIKKNVSFPVTVSTTDSTLSIVSDSFSIDRTLWGVNYGSKSVFDNLGDKFINDDIELKINVTANKS from the coding sequence ATGAAAAAAAGAATTTTATCTCTTATGTTTATCGCTGCTTTAGGAGTCACTTTAAATGCATGCAAAAACACCTCTAAAGAAGCAAGTACCACAGAAGCGGAACCTGTTGCAGAAAGCGTTGATGCTACGGCCAAATACAAAATAGATGTTGAAAATTCTACCATAGAATGGAAAGGTTTTAAACCAACAGGAACACATAATGGCACCATAAATATTGACTCTGGTGTGCTTACTACCGAAGGAAATACTATACAAAGCGGAACGGTTATTATAGATATGAATACCATTGTAGCCTTGGATGTTGAAGGCGACAAAAAAGATAATTTGGAAGCCCATTTAAAGGGTACCGTAGAAGGTAAGGAAGGCGATTTTTTTAATGTAACACAGTTTCCTAGTGCAGCATTCGAAATTACTGGTGTTTCTACAAATGATGCCGGTAAAACAATGTTATCTGGAAATTTATCTATTAGAGGAATTAAGAAAAACGTATCGTTTCCTGTAACTGTAAGTACGACAGATTCAACGCTATCTATTGTAAGTGACTCTTTTTCTATAGACAGAACATTATGGGGTGTAAATTACGGATCGAAATCTGTGTTTGATAATCTTGGAGACAAGTTTATAAACGATGATATAGAATTAAAAATAAATGTTACGGCTAATAAGTCTTAA